The following proteins are co-located in the Flectobacillus major DSM 103 genome:
- a CDS encoding TolC family protein, with product MKPLRILSDRRIYYAILYTVLVHHKSLYAQHTTGQPTHVLTINLTEALTLAKSNNRNIQKAKLQLGISEELIKEKKEIQLPDIDLHTSYYRMSNLVEYQHSDVTKFYKTIPDIYDITLNAKMPIYMGHKIKYAIQKAEKEHELENIQLEKITNDKQIEVIQTYLGICKLIEFKKLLTENLREEEERLKVVKAFQKNGTVTKEEVLQAELQRSDIQLATISNDRNLAVLSHDLKTLLQIPENDSLTVDSNNAIAPHENLGSIEQYLAFALNKEELRMAQTHTEINLLDRKSVKANYYPTVSFFGTFGFNYPNYMLFLFPPHPYLYSLGRAGIDINYSISNLFKNKTKMSIATQKIQISQVQKDIVKDEIYDNVFRKYMAYQEAQDKIRVTQKAINQAEENYRIIKNKYFNQLALHTDMMDADNALLRTRYNHLSIQIEATAKYYDLLYACGKL from the coding sequence ATGAAACCCCTCAGAATCCTCTCGGATAGGCGTATTTATTATGCCATCCTGTATACGGTATTGGTTCATCATAAAAGCCTTTATGCCCAGCATACCACAGGGCAACCTACGCATGTCCTAACAATCAATTTGACAGAGGCCCTCACTTTGGCCAAAAGCAACAACCGCAATATCCAAAAAGCAAAACTGCAATTAGGTATTAGTGAGGAACTTATCAAAGAAAAAAAGGAAATCCAACTGCCCGATATTGATTTGCATACCTCTTATTATAGAATGAGTAATTTGGTAGAATACCAACACAGCGACGTTACCAAGTTTTATAAAACCATTCCCGATATATACGACATTACGCTCAATGCCAAAATGCCTATTTATATGGGACATAAAATCAAATATGCTATTCAAAAAGCAGAAAAGGAGCATGAATTAGAAAACATCCAGCTCGAAAAAATTACAAACGATAAGCAAATAGAGGTAATCCAAACCTATTTGGGTATTTGTAAATTGATTGAGTTCAAAAAATTACTTACCGAAAACCTCCGAGAAGAAGAAGAACGGCTCAAAGTGGTAAAAGCCTTTCAGAAAAATGGAACAGTTACCAAAGAAGAGGTTTTACAGGCCGAATTACAGCGTTCAGATATTCAGTTGGCCACTATTTCAAACGATCGCAATCTTGCTGTATTATCGCACGACCTAAAAACACTTTTGCAAATTCCAGAAAATGACTCATTGACTGTTGATAGCAACAACGCCATAGCCCCACACGAAAACCTCGGCTCTATTGAGCAGTATCTGGCTTTTGCCCTCAACAAAGAAGAGTTAAGAATGGCTCAGACCCATACCGAAATCAATCTGCTTGATAGAAAATCGGTAAAAGCCAACTATTATCCAACAGTAAGTTTTTTTGGTACGTTTGGGTTCAACTACCCCAACTATATGCTTTTTCTTTTTCCACCACACCCCTATTTGTATAGCCTTGGCCGAGCCGGAATAGATATTAATTATAGCATTTCTAATCTATTCAAAAACAAAACCAAGATGAGTATTGCTACACAAAAAATACAAATTAGTCAGGTACAAAAGGATATTGTCAAAGATGAAATTTATGATAATGTTTTCAGAAAATACATGGCCTATCAAGAAGCCCAAGACAAAATAAGGGTTACCCAAAAGGCTATTAATCAGGCAGAAGAAAACTATCGAATTATCAAAAACAAGTATTTTAATCAACTCGCTTTGCATACCGACATGATGGATGCCGACAATGCTTTGCTACGAACACGATACAATCATCTTTCTATCCAAATTGAAGCTACAGCAAAATATTACGACTTGTTGTATGCTTGTGGTAAACTATAA
- a CDS encoding HlyD family secretion protein, with translation MNTPKITDTSRIFNTLVSVFAGGITLGGIAMGGWFYVFYKNNEETNDAQIEQYVTPVMSRVSGYINKVWYTENAFVHKGDTLVSIDNREYKAKLDMAYADFENALKNENVIENKAQTTKGTIAIHQAQLDATKAHVWETEREYKRYLNLLKEEAATEQKVEWAKTNYEAALSKYNEVVESIKATELLAKEAASVIPYGNTIIKQKKAVLDNAKLFYSYTVITAPYDGWVGKKNLQAGQLVKEGQTLVSVVSKEKWITANFKETQVRFLKIGQIVSFTADATGNKKWKGQIESFSPASGARFSLLPPDNATGNFVKIEQRIPIRIKIMEIDDPFYPLLRAGMNVEVIAKHEDK, from the coding sequence ATGAATACCCCAAAAATAACCGATACAAGTAGAATTTTTAACACTTTGGTAAGTGTATTTGCAGGAGGCATAACCCTTGGCGGTATTGCTATGGGTGGCTGGTTTTATGTTTTTTATAAAAATAACGAAGAAACCAACGATGCTCAGATAGAGCAATACGTAACCCCTGTTATGAGCCGAGTGTCGGGCTATATCAACAAGGTTTGGTACACCGAAAATGCCTTTGTTCATAAAGGAGATACCCTTGTTTCTATCGACAATCGTGAGTACAAAGCCAAACTTGATATGGCATACGCCGATTTTGAGAATGCCCTGAAAAATGAAAATGTTATAGAAAACAAAGCTCAAACTACCAAGGGAACAATCGCTATTCATCAGGCTCAGTTAGATGCCACCAAAGCCCATGTTTGGGAAACCGAACGAGAATATAAGCGGTATTTGAACTTGCTCAAGGAAGAAGCGGCCACCGAACAAAAAGTAGAATGGGCCAAAACCAATTATGAAGCGGCTCTTTCCAAATACAACGAGGTTGTTGAAAGTATCAAAGCTACCGAGCTACTAGCCAAAGAAGCTGCATCGGTAATACCTTACGGCAATACGATTATCAAACAGAAAAAAGCTGTACTCGATAACGCCAAATTGTTTTATTCTTACACAGTTATTACTGCTCCATACGATGGCTGGGTAGGCAAAAAAAACCTACAGGCGGGTCAGTTGGTAAAAGAAGGGCAAACTTTGGTGTCGGTAGTAAGCAAAGAAAAATGGATAACGGCCAATTTTAAGGAAACACAAGTACGTTTTTTGAAAATTGGACAAATCGTAAGTTTTACTGCCGATGCTACTGGTAACAAAAAATGGAAAGGACAAATTGAATCGTTTTCACCTGCCAGTGGGGCTCGTTTTTCGCTTTTACCTCCCGATAATGCTACTGGTAATTTTGTAAAAATAGAACAGCGGATACCTATTCGTATCAAAATAATGGAGATTGACGACCCTTTTTATCCACTTCTAAGAGCAGGAATGAACGTCGAAGTAATAGCCAAACACGAAGACAAATAG